The Rhodococcus antarcticus DNA segment GGGTCCGCAGCACGAGCTCAGCCACCCCGGAGAGGTAGCTCGTCATGCCCACCGGGTCGAGCCGGCCCGCCGAGTGGCGCGCCGTCTCCGCCGCTCCGAGCACCAGCACACGCAGCATCCCGTCCACCGGGTGCGGGACGAACATCGACGACCTCAGCGCGGCCATCGGGACCGAGAGCCGCGCGGCCTCGACGGAGAGCAGGACCATGGGCACGCGCTCGGTGTGCGTCTGCACCGCGGGCTCGTCGTCGGACTGCACGGTGAGGGTGCGCCCGGTGAGGACCTGGCGCCCCTGGCGCGACTCCAGCAGGATCTTGCCGCCCTCGTGCAACATGATCTGCACGGTGTCGCCGCTGCGCTGGCGGGCCGCGGCGGGGGTGATCTCCGACCGGACCGGGTCCAGCACGCCGCGGGCGATCTTGGCGGGCCCGGCGTCCACGCGCAGGAAGTCCGCGTGGAAGTCCGACCGCTTGCCCCGGTTCACGGGGCCGGCGGGGCTGAGCCGCACGGGGTAGAGCGAGGAGCTCATGGACTCCTGCCAGTACGCGTAGCGGTCGGCGACCGGCACCGTCGACGTGCTGACGCGGCGAACCGCCACCTCGTCGCCCACGTGCACCACCTCGTCCGCTCGGTCGAGGGACATCATCCCCCGCCCGCACCCGCCGCGGCCAGGTTCGTCATCACCGGGCCGGGTTGGGGTCGGTGCTGCTCGACCACGACCTCGGCCCCGGCGGGGCGTGGCAGCACCGGTGGCCGAGCCTCACCCTCGCCACCGCCAACCCCGTGCACGACCTTCCGGGCATGCCGCTGGAGGCCTCCACCGCCCAGGTCCGCGCCTCGGAGGTGGTGCCCGGCTACTTCGGCCGCTACGAGGAGCACTTCGGGCTGGACGTCCAGCGGCCGGTGCACACCTCTGCCGTGCGCGAGGGGCGCGGTGGTCGGCTGGACGTGGAGACGAGCGAGGGCACCTGGCACGCCCGGGCGGTGCTCAGCGCCACCGGCACCTGGGAGCGACCGTTCCGCCCGCACTACCCGGGCCGCTTCGACGGGGAGCAGCTGCACGCCGCGGACTTCCGCAGCGCCGTGCCGTTCCGCGGCCGCCACGTCGTGGTGGTGGGCGGCGGGATCTCCGCGGTGCAGCTGCTCGCCGAGATCAGCCGCGTCGCGGCCACGACGTGGGTCACCCGGCGGGAGCCGGTCTGGGCCGACGGTGCGTTCCGCCCGGAGGACGGGCGTGCGGCGGTCGCCCGGGTCGAGGCCCGGGTCCGGGCGGGTCTGCCCCCGGGGAGCGTGGTGAGCGTGACGGGGCTGCTGCTCACCCCGGAGCTGCGCGCCGCACGGGAGCCGGGGGTGCTGGTGCGGCGGGAGATGTTCACCCGGCTCGTGCCCAAGGGCGTGGAGTGGGCGGACGGCGAGGTGCAGCGGGCGCAGGTGGTCCTGTGGTGCACCGGTTTCCGCTCGTCGCTGGACCACCTGACCCCGCTGCACCTGCGCTCCCCCGGCGGCGGGATCACGATGGACGGCGCGCTGGCGACCCGGGTCGCGGCCGAGCCCCGGCTGCACCTGCTGGGCTACGGCCCCTCGGCCAGCACGATCGGGGCGAACCGGGCCGGACGGGCGGCCGTCCGTGAGGTGCGCGAGCTGCTGGGTTGACCACGACGGCCCCGGCAGCGAGCGCTGCCGGGGCCGTGCGGGTGGTGCTCAGGTCACTCGAAGTTCGCCTCGGCCGGGTCGGGGCCGACACGGCTGCCGTCGTCGAGCGTGGCGATGGAGGCCATCTCGTCCCCGGTCAGCTCGAAGTCGAGCACGTCGATGTTGGCCTTGATCCGCGAGGGCGTCGCCGACTTGGGGATGACGACGTTGCCGAGCTGCAGGTGCCAGCGGATGACCACCTGGGCCGGGGTCTTGCCGTGGGCCGCGCCGATCGCCGCCAGCTCGGGCTTGTCCAGCACCGACCCGCCCTGGCCACCGAGCGGGCTCCACGCCTGGGTGCGGATGTCGTGGTCGGCGTGGAAGGCCCGGAGCTCGGACTGCGAGAACCGGGGGTGCAGCTCGATCTGGTTGAGCACGGGCTTCACCGTCGTCTCCTCGAGCAGGCGCTCGAGGAACGGGACCGTGAAGTTGGAGACGCCGATCGAGGTGACCCGACCGTCGGCCTGCAGCTTCTCGAAGGCCTTCCACGTGTTCACCCACTCGTCCTTGGCCGGGACGGGCCAGTGGATGAGGTACAGGTCGAGCTTCTCCAGCCCCAGCCTGCCCAAGCTGGCGTCGAAGGCCGTCAGCGTCGAGTCGTAGCCCTGGTCGGCGTTCCACAGCTTGGTGGTCACGTACAGCTCGCCGCGGTCGATGCCGGAGTCGGCGATCGCCTTGCCGACGCCCGCCTCGTTGCCGTACGCCTTGGCGGTGTCGATGTGCCGGTAGCCGGCCGCAAGAGCGGCGGAGACAGCCTTGTAGGTCCCGTCCTCCGGCACCTGGAAGACCCCGTAGCCGAGCTGCGGGATGGTGGTGCCGTCGTTCAGGGGCGTGTTGGGAACCGAGGTCATGCCTGCTCCAACCGTTCGCACCGCGAACGTGTTCCCGGTGCGGGTCCCCTCAGCCCGGCGGGTGCACCAGGCGGGCGAGCAGCCGGACGGCGTCCCCGGCGGGATCGGTCGTCAACCCCGTGTGCACCGGCCCGGGCTGCACCACGGTGCTGCGAGGTGCGGTGAGCCAGCGGAACCGGCCGCCGCGCGGCTCCCGGCCCGCGGCGCCGTGGCCCAGGCACACGGCCACGACCGCGGCCAGGGCGTGCTCCACGGCCTCGGCGTCCGCACCGGGGTCCAGCGCGTGCAGGCGGGCCCGGTCGAGGGACACCACGGCCGAGAGGTGCTCCAGGGCGTGGCAGTGCAGCACCACTCCGGCGTTGAGGCACTCGCCGCGCTCGACCCGCGGCACCACCCGCAGCAGCGCGTACTCGTATGCGTGCAGGGCAGGGGCGGGCACGACAGGGGCGGGCACGGCAGGGGCGGGCAGGGCGGTCACTGCGCGGGACCCAGCCAACCCGGGCGGGCGCGGCCGACGACCGGCGCGGTGCGCTCGGCCGGGACGGCAGCCACGGCCTCGGCCACCCCCGGCAGCCAGGTGCCGCGGGCCGCCACCCGCTCGCCGAGCAGCCGGACGTAGGACGCGCGCACCTCGGCCGGTCCGGTGAACCCGGGCTCGTCGGCGAGCCAGCGCTCCGGCACCTGCGCGACGACCTCCGTGAGCAGCTCCGGGGTCACCCGGGGAGCGAGGGCGGCCTCGGCGGCGGCGAGCTCGGGGTCCCGGCCGAGCAGAAGGTGGTCGCGGGCGTCGTAGGGACGGGTCGGGAACCCCTGCGCCCCGGGCCAGTGGTGGTGGAAGGTCAGGGTGGCCCCGTGGTCGATCAGCCACGGCCCCCGGTGCCACAGCAGCATGTTCGGGTTGCGCCACGAGCGGTCGACGTTGCCGACCAGCGCGTCGAGGAACAGCACCCGCCCCGCGGTCCCCGGGTCCACCCAGGCGGCGTCGAGGTCGAGCGAGCCGGGCAGGAAGTCCATGCCGAGGTTGAGCCCGGGGCTCGCGCGCAGCAGGTCCTGCACCTCCTCGTCGGGCTCGCCCGGGGCGAGGGCCGGATCCACGTCCACGGTGACCAGGCGCGGCACGGGCAGTCCGAGCGCCCGGGCGAGCTCGCCGGTGACGACCTCGGCGACGAGGGTCTTGCGCCCCTGACCGGCGCCGTGGAACTTCACCACGTAGGTGCCCAGGTCGTCGGCCTCCACGAGCCCGGGCAGCGAACCGCCCTCCCGGAGCGGGGTGACGTAGCGGGTGGCCCGCACGTGGCTCAGCACGGGGGCGACCCTACGACGGGCATCCCCCTCGCCCGGTGCGGACCTGCGGTCCGAGACGTATGCTTGCCGGCAGGTAACTACTTCGGCGTGGGAGGTGACGTGGACACCGACGAGGTGGCGCGTCTCCGCATCGCCCTGGCCCGGACGGCGCGCTGGCTCGAGCGGCAGTCCACCGCCGGGGAGCTCAGCCGCACCCAGCTCTCGGTCCTGGGCACCGTCGTCCGGCTGGGCCCCCTGGGCCTGGGTCGCCTCGCCGAGATCGAGGGCGTGCACCCCACCATGCTGTCGCGCATCGTCGCCAAGCTCGACGACGCCGGCCTGCTGCACCGCACGCCCGACCCCGCCGACCGCCGGGCCGCGCACGTCGAGGTGACCGACCCCGGGCTCGAGCTCCACCTGCGCATGCGCGCCGAGCGCACCCGCCTGCTGGTCGACCGACTGGCCGATCTCAGCCCCGAGCACCGTGACCGCCTCCTGGCCGCCCTGCCCGCGATCGAAGCGCTGGCCGGGCCAGCCGGAGGGACCTTCCCCACGTGAGCGTCGCAACCCAGGCGAGAGCACTCCGCAGCGAGACGTTCGCGTCGCTGCGCAACCCCAACTACCGGCTCTACGTGTCGGGTCAGGCCGTCTCGCTGGTCGGCACCTGGATGCAGACCGTGGCCCAGTCGTGGCTCGTGCTCACCCTCACCGGCTCGGGCACCGCGCTCGGGCTGGTCGTGGCGCTGCAGACCCTGCCCGTGCTGCTGCTGGGACCCTACGGCGGCGTCGTCGCGGACCGGATCGACAAGCGCAGGCTCATGATCGGCCTGCAGTCGATGATGGGTGTGCTCGCCCTCGTGCTGGGGCTGCTCACCACCACCGGGACCGTGCAGCTCTGGCAGGTCTACGTGCTCGCGTTCCTGCTCGGGCTGAACAACTGCTTCGAGAA contains these protein-coding regions:
- a CDS encoding helix-turn-helix transcriptional regulator — translated: MMSLDRADEVVHVGDEVAVRRVSTSTVPVADRYAYWQESMSSSLYPVRLSPAGPVNRGKRSDFHADFLRVDAGPAKIARGVLDPVRSEITPAAARQRSGDTVQIMLHEGGKILLESRQGRQVLTGRTLTVQSDDEPAVQTHTERVPMVLLSVEAARLSVPMAALRSSMFVPHPVDGMLRVLVLGAAETARHSAGRLDPVGMTSYLSGVAELVLRTLVGHQTEHLGTVEVRRQQVRELVRARFHDPHLTTTVVAEAVGVSVRRLHQLFAGGPTVAVQIRTARLERAVELLSDPLWAAQPVSVVAQRCGFLDHSQFSRAFRQHTGTTPRSFRA
- a CDS encoding NAD(P)-binding domain-containing protein yields the protein MGSVLLDHDLGPGGAWQHRWPSLTLATANPVHDLPGMPLEASTAQVRASEVVPGYFGRYEEHFGLDVQRPVHTSAVREGRGGRLDVETSEGTWHARAVLSATGTWERPFRPHYPGRFDGEQLHAADFRSAVPFRGRHVVVVGGGISAVQLLAEISRVAATTWVTRREPVWADGAFRPEDGRAAVARVEARVRAGLPPGSVVSVTGLLLTPELRAAREPGVLVRREMFTRLVPKGVEWADGEVQRAQVVLWCTGFRSSLDHLTPLHLRSPGGGITMDGALATRVAAEPRLHLLGYGPSASTIGANRAGRAAVREVRELLG
- a CDS encoding aldo/keto reductase; translation: MTSVPNTPLNDGTTIPQLGYGVFQVPEDGTYKAVSAALAAGYRHIDTAKAYGNEAGVGKAIADSGIDRGELYVTTKLWNADQGYDSTLTAFDASLGRLGLEKLDLYLIHWPVPAKDEWVNTWKAFEKLQADGRVTSIGVSNFTVPFLERLLEETTVKPVLNQIELHPRFSQSELRAFHADHDIRTQAWSPLGGQGGSVLDKPELAAIGAAHGKTPAQVVIRWHLQLGNVVIPKSATPSRIKANIDVLDFELTGDEMASIATLDDGSRVGPDPAEANFE
- a CDS encoding DUF3037 domain-containing protein codes for the protein MTALPAPAVPAPVVPAPALHAYEYALLRVVPRVERGECLNAGVVLHCHALEHLSAVVSLDRARLHALDPGADAEAVEHALAAVVAVCLGHGAAGREPRGGRFRWLTAPRSTVVQPGPVHTGLTTDPAGDAVRLLARLVHPPG
- a CDS encoding HipA family kinase, whose protein sequence is MLSHVRATRYVTPLREGGSLPGLVEADDLGTYVVKFHGAGQGRKTLVAEVVTGELARALGLPVPRLVTVDVDPALAPGEPDEEVQDLLRASPGLNLGMDFLPGSLDLDAAWVDPGTAGRVLFLDALVGNVDRSWRNPNMLLWHRGPWLIDHGATLTFHHHWPGAQGFPTRPYDARDHLLLGRDPELAAAEAALAPRVTPELLTEVVAQVPERWLADEPGFTGPAEVRASYVRLLGERVAARGTWLPGVAEAVAAVPAERTAPVVGRARPGWLGPAQ
- a CDS encoding MarR family winged helix-turn-helix transcriptional regulator: MDTDEVARLRIALARTARWLERQSTAGELSRTQLSVLGTVVRLGPLGLGRLAEIEGVHPTMLSRIVAKLDDAGLLHRTPDPADRRAAHVEVTDPGLELHLRMRAERTRLLVDRLADLSPEHRDRLLAALPAIEALAGPAGGTFPT